From one Patescibacteria group bacterium genomic stretch:
- the pilM gene encoding pilus assembly protein PilM: protein MAGFFSGGDFGRVFGLDIGYETLNLCEIVRHGNNVKVVGTCEYPLTERILEKDRIKDKTAAANMIKEARRKAKPHEIKATRIVSTLPETFVFSKTIQLPKMPDRELAVAIPNEAAQYLPIPISEVYIDYQILIDHPDEPITDVLVAAAPKKLVDDYVEMAKMANLELAALETKPIAIGRAVIPDKSNQAFVIVCIGSEVSRISVWDRGEIRLATTASLGKNKILETMSGTIPGLKNISEININAETKPILDSIFGEVIDEIFEAIKYHQNRDYKPGDISEIKLSGSGSEIKDIEKYFSDAIKIKAVIAKPKFKTNIEITPRFITAFGLAIRSV from the coding sequence GTGGCTGGATTTTTTTCCGGTGGCGATTTCGGCAGGGTATTTGGCCTCGACATCGGTTACGAAACTTTAAATTTATGCGAAATTGTGAGGCATGGAAACAATGTCAAGGTTGTTGGTACTTGTGAATATCCTCTAACAGAGAGAATTCTCGAAAAAGACAGGATCAAAGACAAAACGGCGGCAGCCAATATGATCAAGGAAGCTCGCCGCAAAGCCAAACCTCATGAAATCAAAGCAACTCGAATTGTCTCCACCCTCCCGGAAACATTCGTGTTTTCAAAAACTATTCAGCTGCCAAAAATGCCTGACCGCGAACTTGCCGTTGCGATCCCAAATGAAGCAGCCCAGTATCTGCCAATTCCAATATCTGAAGTTTACATTGATTATCAAATCCTAATTGATCATCCGGATGAACCTATCACGGATGTTCTTGTGGCTGCTGCGCCTAAAAAACTGGTTGATGATTACGTGGAAATGGCAAAAATGGCCAATCTAGAGCTGGCTGCACTTGAAACCAAACCGATTGCAATCGGCAGAGCAGTTATTCCCGACAAATCCAATCAAGCATTTGTGATCGTGTGTATCGGTTCCGAAGTATCACGTATTTCTGTCTGGGACAGGGGCGAAATCAGGCTTGCTACCACCGCCTCCCTCGGCAAGAACAAGATACTAGAGACAATGTCTGGAACAATACCGGGGTTAAAAAATATATCTGAGATAAATATTAATGCGGAAACAAAACCAATTCTTGACTCTATTTTTGGAGAAGTCATTGATGAAATTTTTGAAGCAATAAAATATCACCAAAATCGAGATTATAAGCCAGGTGATATTTCCGAGATTAAACTCTCCGGTAGCGGCTCTGAAATTAAAGACATCGAGAAATATTTTTCTGATGCCATAAAAATAAAAGCCGTGATTGCTAAACCAAAATTTAAGACAAACATCGAGATAACACCCCGGTTTATCACCGCATTTGGTTTAGCAATAAGGAGCGTATGA
- a CDS encoding type II secretion system F family protein, producing MRFKYQARNGEGEIVKGEIESADEAGAILALRDNGLFISKIDSENGRKSVFSFLSGKTSLKDKIILTQQLAVMIKSGLSVVDALDALKGEVSNKKFAKEIGEIINDVKGGTQLSDAMAKFPDSFSEVYVNTVKSGEKSGKLDSVLDGLTVQLEKDYEISSKLRGAMVYPIFVMITLIVVMAVILIVIIPQLKLIFDDAGAPLPALTRAIVAISFFLKNNIIWIVIGIAILSVLISYFAKTKEGRHLFDSMKLHIPVLGNLFKKTYMAKFTRTFAGLTSAGLPLLDIFETSKRVIGNVLYEEELDRMIKKVEVGQSVSKVLKESKLFPAIIGQLASVGEKSGSMDKVFESMANFFDKDVENITNNLSTLLEPILMIVMGAGIGLIIMSVLQPIYGLVNVM from the coding sequence ATGCGTTTCAAATATCAGGCCAGAAATGGCGAAGGAGAAATAGTTAAGGGGGAAATCGAATCGGCAGATGAGGCCGGGGCGATTTTAGCACTTCGCGATAACGGCTTGTTCATTTCAAAAATAGACTCCGAAAATGGCAGAAAATCGGTCTTTTCATTCTTATCAGGCAAAACCAGCCTTAAGGACAAAATCATTTTAACGCAGCAGCTTGCCGTAATGATAAAGTCCGGCCTCTCTGTCGTTGATGCCCTTGACGCACTGAAAGGAGAGGTATCGAATAAGAAATTTGCAAAAGAAATTGGCGAAATTATCAACGATGTCAAAGGGGGCACCCAGCTTTCAGATGCGATGGCAAAATTTCCGGACTCTTTTTCCGAAGTTTACGTCAATACCGTCAAATCAGGTGAAAAATCAGGCAAACTTGACTCAGTCTTAGATGGCTTAACAGTGCAGCTTGAAAAGGATTATGAAATTTCATCCAAGTTACGCGGGGCGATGGTTTATCCCATCTTCGTAATGATTACCTTGATTGTTGTAATGGCAGTAATTTTGATTGTAATCATACCCCAGTTAAAACTAATTTTCGATGATGCCGGGGCTCCCTTGCCCGCTCTCACAAGAGCTATCGTTGCCATATCCTTTTTTCTCAAAAACAACATTATTTGGATCGTCATTGGTATCGCGATATTATCGGTTCTTATAAGTTATTTTGCAAAAACCAAAGAGGGTCGGCATCTTTTTGACAGCATGAAGTTGCATATTCCGGTTCTTGGTAATTTATTCAAAAAAACATATATGGCCAAATTCACGCGAACGTTTGCTGGATTAACTTCCGCCGGCCTTCCCCTGCTTGATATTTTTGAGACATCGAAAAGAGTAATCGGTAATGTGCTCTATGAAGAAGAGCTGGATCGAATGATCAAAAAAGTTGAAGTTGGACAATCGGTTTCAAAAGTACTTAAAGAATCCAAGCTATTCCCCGCTATCATTGGCCAGCTTGCCTCCGTCGGCGAGAAATCCGGCAGCATGGATAAAGTATTCGAAAGCATGGCTAATTTCTTTGATAAAGATGTAGAAAATATCACCAATAACCTTTCCACTTTGCTAGAGCCGATTTTGATGATTGTAATGGGTGCTGGTATCGGCTTAATAATCATGTCGGTTCTGCAGCCGATTTACGGCTTAGTGAATGTGATGTAA
- a CDS encoding ATPase, T2SS/T4P/T4SS family, with product MTRKSLAKEIAKRTKLSMRQAENLVIAFGAVVTDVLERDEKIVYSNFGTFYTVHYPSKVINHPKFGASKRMVMLPTNVAKWLPSGNIKALANGSELLDNPTMHKATKAKEKFVPIKDSDEKTPANVVSPALKNAAKPLPVIKQTTTDASKQANLEDIDDIEAYDQAKHAQQGTTEKPKPNNSNVYDEIMKDGTHEISTFKDAIRVHRGETEKKSEKAEPAQGPFSILKEKFGFGKKTEDKVSEAPAPQKDSEHINLKEGGIFDAAAGGTDLGAKPLIGKLAEQKIDKVKGELQETNAQDLIAEKAHESALPPKSTPILNTRLTQKADIKYKDLSKTTVPKEILGRIPENIARKYKAVPIEEQDGKVIVSMVDPEDIEAKEILKRILGANIEITLATESDINNILSQYQGLESEVSQAIESVEDDEEGSKKVIDRKSSNLEEDAAADDAPAARIVASLLKRAIRDKASDIHIEPTEKEVEVRFRLDGVLKKKVDLPKDIQSSVISRIKILSNLKIDEQRLPQDGRFNITVDNRRVDFRVSTMPVAFGEKIVMRILDKETGILTIEQLGLRGSGLDTLTDNLKKSHGMILVTGPTGSGKTTSLYAMIDELYSESTNIVTLEDPIEYQMTGINQSQVNSDIGYTFANGLRSILRQDPDIVMIGEIRDAETADMAVHAALTGHIVLSTLHTNDASGAAPRMIDMGVEPFLLTSSLNCVIGQRLARKICENCKEEIKISAEEIAKIKEEISKMPAAEKTAVEKKEMKFFKGKGCKNCDNTGYKGRIGLFEALNINAEVKGLILERVQSSKICDQAVKDGMVTMIQDGILKAFDGLTSMEEVWRVTKD from the coding sequence ATGACACGCAAATCTTTGGCAAAGGAAATTGCTAAAAGAACTAAGCTTTCTATGCGCCAGGCAGAGAATCTGGTTATTGCTTTTGGCGCTGTCGTAACAGATGTCCTCGAGCGCGACGAGAAGATCGTATACTCCAACTTCGGCACTTTTTATACGGTGCATTATCCTTCCAAAGTAATAAACCATCCCAAATTCGGTGCTTCCAAACGAATGGTGATGCTTCCGACCAATGTTGCCAAATGGCTGCCCTCTGGCAACATTAAAGCTTTGGCGAACGGATCTGAGCTTCTGGATAACCCAACAATGCACAAAGCAACAAAAGCTAAAGAAAAATTTGTTCCAATAAAAGATTCTGACGAGAAAACACCGGCAAACGTAGTTTCTCCTGCCTTAAAAAACGCAGCAAAACCTCTTCCGGTTATAAAGCAAACCACCACCGATGCCAGCAAACAAGCTAATCTTGAGGATATTGATGACATCGAGGCATACGACCAGGCCAAGCATGCACAACAAGGTACAACCGAGAAACCGAAACCGAATAATTCGAATGTTTACGATGAGATTATGAAAGACGGCACGCACGAAATCTCGACATTCAAAGACGCCATTCGAGTTCATCGAGGAGAAACAGAAAAAAAATCAGAGAAAGCAGAACCGGCACAAGGCCCATTTTCGATTCTCAAAGAAAAATTTGGTTTTGGCAAAAAAACAGAAGATAAGGTCTCTGAAGCGCCAGCACCCCAAAAAGATTCTGAACATATCAATCTAAAAGAGGGCGGAATATTCGATGCTGCGGCAGGCGGAACAGATCTCGGAGCAAAACCCCTTATTGGAAAACTTGCTGAGCAAAAAATTGATAAAGTTAAGGGCGAGCTTCAAGAAACCAATGCACAAGATTTGATAGCCGAAAAAGCACACGAGAGCGCATTGCCCCCAAAAAGCACCCCTATTTTGAATACAAGGCTGACACAAAAAGCCGACATCAAATATAAAGATTTGTCCAAAACAACTGTCCCCAAGGAAATTTTGGGAAGAATTCCAGAAAATATCGCCAGAAAATACAAAGCCGTGCCAATCGAAGAGCAAGATGGCAAAGTTATTGTTTCGATGGTTGACCCCGAAGATATCGAAGCAAAAGAAATTTTGAAGAGAATTTTGGGCGCAAATATTGAAATTACTTTAGCTACAGAATCTGATATAAACAATATTCTTTCGCAATATCAGGGGCTTGAATCCGAAGTATCCCAGGCCATTGAATCAGTTGAGGATGACGAAGAAGGTTCTAAAAAAGTCATTGACAGGAAATCTTCAAATCTGGAAGAAGATGCTGCCGCTGATGATGCTCCGGCTGCTAGAATTGTCGCCTCACTTCTAAAACGGGCAATTCGCGATAAGGCATCTGACATACATATCGAACCAACAGAAAAGGAAGTTGAGGTGAGATTTAGGCTGGACGGAGTGCTTAAGAAGAAGGTGGATTTGCCCAAAGACATTCAGTCATCGGTTATTTCAAGGATCAAAATTCTATCCAATTTGAAAATAGACGAGCAAAGATTACCCCAGGACGGCAGATTCAATATTACGGTTGATAATCGACGTGTAGATTTCCGCGTCTCAACCATGCCGGTGGCATTTGGTGAAAAAATCGTGATGAGAATTTTGGATAAAGAGACCGGGATTCTCACCATTGAGCAACTCGGCCTGCGAGGATCCGGTCTTGATACTCTCACCGACAATTTGAAAAAGAGTCACGGCATGATCTTGGTCACCGGACCGACTGGTTCAGGAAAAACCACATCGCTTTATGCCATGATCGATGAGCTTTACAGCGAAAGTACCAATATCGTTACGCTCGAAGACCCGATAGAGTATCAAATGACCGGCATTAACCAAAGCCAAGTCAATTCAGACATCGGCTATACATTTGCCAATGGGCTGCGGTCTATCCTGCGGCAGGATCCGGATATCGTAATGATCGGTGAAATTCGCGACGCTGAGACTGCAGACATGGCAGTGCATGCGGCACTCACCGGACATATAGTTTTGTCGACCCTTCATACGAATGATGCCTCAGGCGCTGCTCCACGCATGATTGATATGGGAGTCGAACCATTTCTTCTTACCTCTTCCCTAAACTGCGTGATCGGCCAGCGACTAGCAAGAAAAATCTGCGAGAATTGCAAAGAAGAAATAAAAATTTCTGCCGAAGAGATAGCAAAAATCAAAGAAGAAATCAGCAAAATGCCAGCAGCCGAAAAAACTGCTGTTGAGAAAAAAGAAATGAAATTTTTTAAAGGAAAAGGATGCAAAAATTGCGACAACACAGGTTACAAAGGCAGAATTGGCCTTTTCGAGGCATTGAATATAAATGCTGAAGTCAAAGGATTAATTCTGGAACGGGTTCAGTCGAGTAAAATTTGCGACCAAGCAGTCAAAGACGGAATGGTGACCATGATTCAAGACGGAATCTTAAAAGCATTCGATGGTTTAACCTCAATGGAAGAAGTCTGGAGAGTAACAAAAGATTGA
- the dnaX gene encoding DNA polymerase III subunit gamma/tau, which yields MERSEMSLYRKYRPQKFNDLVGQDHIRDTLLQAVKDNQISHAYLFTGPRGTGKTTAARLIAKVANCHEILESIKSGKTSSGEPCNNCESCKDILSNKSIDIIEIDAASNRGIDEIRELRENVKFTPAKSKYKVYIIDEVHMLTKEAFNALLKTLEEPPAHAIFILATTEAHKVPATIVSRTQRFDFHRIGKDDLKKNLEKIAKAEKIDIEPEAISLIISAAEGGHRDAISLLDQVSGIEKKVSAESVRNILGLVPSEEVFALLGAIFNTNPEEGLKIAHRLFETGHDMANLNKQIIETLRRILLFLMSEKFLFEDTKENEIAIKKTCEELNESGGSTAKITALIDVFIESGKLLKDVNMPILPIEIAIVEGSVLFEKMPKDKLQMTNKISNPNVQDPKTDSHSDQSASWRRAEESPKEPDRNNFQKISPSHSAEVSRDKQNLDDKKEELENRNEKIEMGEEKKTTSHNSHPAKPAEVTSAPVIEMTLDSWQKIIAEIKNENTSLAALLRDSKPVALEGEKMILGVKFPFHKDKISEPKNIQIIEETIKKLTGKTYIVEVKIADLRAKPKEKASDDELQKAAEEIFS from the coding sequence ATGGAGCGTAGCGAAATGTCTTTGTATCGAAAATACAGGCCGCAGAAATTCAATGATCTTGTTGGGCAAGATCATATTCGTGATACTCTGCTTCAAGCAGTAAAAGATAACCAGATTTCACATGCCTATCTTTTCACTGGGCCACGCGGAACCGGCAAAACCACAGCTGCAAGGCTGATTGCCAAAGTTGCAAATTGCCACGAGATTCTTGAATCAATAAAAAGCGGGAAGACATCTTCTGGTGAGCCATGCAATAATTGCGAATCTTGCAAAGACATACTTTCAAATAAATCAATCGACATCATAGAAATTGATGCTGCATCGAACAGGGGAATAGACGAGATAAGAGAGCTTCGCGAGAATGTTAAATTCACGCCGGCGAAATCAAAATACAAGGTTTATATCATAGATGAAGTTCATATGTTGACCAAAGAAGCTTTCAATGCGCTTTTGAAAACTCTGGAGGAACCGCCTGCGCATGCGATTTTCATCTTGGCGACGACCGAAGCGCACAAAGTGCCGGCAACGATTGTTTCCCGTACCCAGCGTTTTGATTTTCACCGCATCGGCAAAGATGATCTTAAAAAGAACCTTGAAAAGATCGCCAAAGCGGAAAAAATCGATATCGAACCCGAAGCAATTTCTTTGATAATTTCGGCAGCCGAAGGCGGACACCGCGATGCGATTTCGCTTCTCGACCAGGTGTCGGGAATCGAAAAAAAAGTAAGTGCAGAATCGGTCAGAAATATATTGGGACTTGTCCCAAGCGAAGAAGTGTTTGCACTTCTGGGGGCGATTTTTAATACCAATCCGGAGGAGGGATTAAAAATCGCCCATCGCTTGTTTGAAACCGGCCACGACATGGCAAACTTGAACAAGCAGATTATCGAAACACTGCGCCGGATTCTCCTTTTTTTGATGTCGGAAAAATTTCTTTTTGAAGATACAAAAGAGAATGAAATAGCTATCAAAAAAACCTGTGAAGAGTTGAACGAAAGTGGCGGTTCAACCGCCAAAATCACAGCCCTGATTGATGTTTTTATTGAATCGGGCAAGCTTCTCAAGGATGTCAACATGCCGATACTGCCAATCGAGATAGCGATTGTTGAGGGAAGCGTTCTCTTCGAGAAAATGCCAAAAGACAAATTGCAAATGACAAATAAAATATCAAATCCGAATGTCCAAGATCCAAAAACGGATAGTCATTCCGACCAATCCGCCAGCTGGCGGAGAGCGGAGGAATCTCCAAAAGAACCTGACCGCAATAATTTTCAAAAGATCTCTCCATCCCACTCCGCCGAGGTTTCGAGAGACAAGCAAAATCTAGATGACAAGAAAGAAGAATTAGAAAACCGAAATGAAAAAATCGAGATGGGAGAGGAGAAAAAAACCACATCTCACAACTCACATCCCGCAAAACCAGCCGAAGTAACTTCGGCCCCTGTTATTGAGATGACTCTGGATAGTTGGCAGAAAATTATTGCCGAGATCAAAAATGAAAACACATCGCTTGCGGCGCTTCTGCGAGATTCGAAACCAGTGGCACTCGAGGGCGAAAAGATGATTCTGGGCGTCAAATTTCCATTTCATAAAGACAAAATCTCCGAGCCGAAAAATATCCAGATCATCGAGGAAACGATCAAAAAATTGACCGGCAAAACCTATATTGTAGAAGTTAAAATTGCTGATCTGCGAGCAAAACCGAAAGAGAAAGCATCGGACGACGAACTGCAGAAAGCAGCAGAAGAGATTTTCTCATAA
- the dnaB gene encoding replicative DNA helicase, with protein MPRDNEKKQNNERKKKVVIPSGVRIPPQNVDAERSVLGAILIDKDAIIKVADIVRPEDFYEFRHETIFSAMLELFDKRQPIDIITLSETLEAMEKLKEIGGSSYLADIVNSTPSASNIVYYAQIVRDKAVLRRLIESSGNINQLGYDEDADISDTLDKAEQLLFAVSQKFMKEKFTAVKDVLTEAFDRIDKIHKDKDKGAIRGVPSGFRDLDNITAGFQNSDLLILAARPSMGKTSFALNLAEHAAIEEKIPVGIFSLEMSKEQLVDRLLASQAGVDSWKLRTGNLSDEDFPKIGYAMGVLSEAPLFIDDTPGANVMEIRAKARRLQMEHGLGLVIIDYLQLMEGKSHSGDSNRVQEISEISRSLKGLARELKVPVIALSQLSRAVEHRPDKRPQLSDLRESGSIEQDADIVMFLYREEYYEPETSKKGITEVLIKKHRNGPTGGMELFFQPEQMRFRDLERARSADISPKDLEPVD; from the coding sequence GTGCCTCGTGATAATGAAAAAAAACAGAATAATGAACGCAAAAAGAAGGTCGTCATTCCTTCCGGAGTTCGGATTCCGCCGCAAAATGTCGATGCCGAACGCTCAGTTTTGGGTGCTATTCTTATTGATAAGGATGCAATTATCAAAGTAGCCGATATCGTCCGTCCGGAAGATTTCTACGAGTTTCGCCACGAGACGATTTTTTCGGCGATGCTCGAACTTTTTGATAAGCGCCAACCGATTGATATAATCACGCTTTCCGAAACATTAGAAGCAATGGAAAAGCTTAAGGAAATTGGAGGCTCGAGTTATCTTGCGGATATTGTAAATTCTACACCCTCTGCTTCCAACATCGTTTACTATGCGCAAATTGTCCGCGACAAGGCGGTTTTGCGCCGGCTTATTGAATCGTCGGGAAACATCAATCAGCTTGGTTATGATGAAGATGCCGATATTTCCGATACGCTGGACAAAGCGGAACAGCTTCTTTTTGCCGTCTCGCAGAAATTCATGAAAGAGAAATTTACGGCGGTTAAAGATGTGCTTACAGAAGCTTTCGATCGTATCGACAAGATTCATAAGGATAAGGATAAGGGGGCAATCCGCGGCGTGCCATCCGGTTTTCGTGATCTTGACAACATCACTGCCGGCTTTCAGAATAGCGACCTTCTGATTCTTGCTGCCAGGCCTTCCATGGGTAAAACTTCCTTCGCCTTAAACCTTGCCGAACACGCGGCGATCGAGGAAAAAATTCCGGTCGGAATTTTTTCCTTGGAAATGAGCAAAGAGCAGCTCGTCGACAGGCTTCTTGCATCGCAGGCCGGGGTGGATTCCTGGAAGCTGAGAACGGGAAATTTATCAGACGAAGATTTTCCAAAAATTGGTTATGCGATGGGAGTCTTGTCGGAAGCGCCGCTCTTCATCGACGACACGCCGGGGGCAAATGTGATGGAAATTCGTGCCAAGGCTCGCCGCCTGCAGATGGAGCATGGGCTTGGGCTGGTAATCATCGACTACCTTCAGCTTATGGAAGGAAAATCCCATTCCGGTGACTCAAATCGAGTGCAGGAAATATCGGAAATATCCCGCTCACTCAAGGGCTTGGCGCGTGAGCTTAAAGTTCCGGTGATCGCACTATCACAGCTCTCCCGTGCAGTCGAGCACCGGCCTGACAAGCGACCGCAATTATCCGACTTGCGTGAATCTGGTTCTATCGAGCAAGATGCCGATATCGTGATGTTCCTTTATCGCGAAGAGTATTATGAGCCGGAAACCTCGAAGAAGGGAATTACTGAAGTCTTGATCAAGAAGCATAGAAATGGCCCGACGGGCGGGATGGAGCTCTTCTTCCAGCCTGAGCAGATGCGCTTCCGCGATCTCGAACGCGCCCGCTCCGCCGATATTTCTCCTAAAGATTTGGAACCAGTGGACTGA
- a CDS encoding UvrD-helicase domain-containing protein produces the protein MEDLFSGLNSMQKEAVLATEGPVLVLAGAGSGKTKTLTHRIAYLIREKNVSPYNILSVTFTNKAAGEMSERVGNLLLTTDHRLQTNRLPWMGTFHSICVRILRREAEHIGMSRNFTIYDDGDQLSIIKSCMKELNIDPKEFNPRSIQYFISGAKNELMGPEEYKKYINSPFEKMTSQVYDKYQKYLREANAFDFDDLIMQCVVLFQKNPQILERYQAQFKYILIDEYQDTNQAQYMWAKLLSAKHKNIMVVGDDYQAIYSWRGANFKNILNFEKDYKNAKVVKLEQNYRSTGTILEAGNEVIKYNRNKTDKKLWTENDAGRLITVYEALNEKDEAEFIACELRSLCKDGHLSDYAVLYRTNAQSRAVEEIFMRFAIPYRVVGGVRFYERKEIKDMIAYLRLVANPNDFEALKRVVVAPPRGIGEKTLSQVSPAGGGITYQAGEAELTKLPKKIQEFYQILAEIKKAARDMDLADLIEHIAIKAGFKNFLLDGTPEGEGRWENVEELMGVAADRDKNEIDEIDLDDSESGMSKLDKFLERVALIQDMDTYDPNAESVTLMTLHSAKGLEFETVFIIGMEEGIFPHSRSTMDEAEMEEERRLCYVGITRAKKRLYLLYANERNIYGRFQSNPKSRFIENIPEHLLDTI, from the coding sequence ATGGAAGATTTATTTTCAGGATTAAATTCGATGCAAAAGGAAGCGGTCCTTGCGACAGAAGGACCAGTTTTGGTATTGGCGGGTGCGGGTAGTGGAAAGACCAAAACCTTGACGCACAGGATTGCATATCTCATACGTGAAAAAAATGTTTCGCCGTACAATATTCTTTCGGTAACATTTACAAATAAGGCGGCTGGCGAAATGTCTGAACGAGTGGGTAATTTACTACTGACCACAGACCATCGGCTACAGACTAACAGATTACCTTGGATGGGAACTTTTCACTCAATTTGCGTGCGAATATTGCGGCGGGAGGCGGAACATATCGGGATGAGCCGGAATTTTACCATTTATGACGATGGCGATCAGCTTTCAATCATCAAATCCTGTATGAAAGAATTAAATATCGACCCGAAAGAATTCAATCCACGATCGATCCAGTATTTTATTTCCGGTGCAAAAAATGAGCTCATGGGTCCGGAAGAATACAAAAAATATATCAATTCGCCTTTTGAGAAGATGACCTCGCAGGTTTATGACAAGTATCAAAAATATTTACGAGAGGCAAATGCTTTCGATTTCGATGACCTAATCATGCAATGCGTGGTTCTATTTCAGAAGAATCCGCAAATACTCGAGCGATATCAGGCCCAGTTCAAATATATTCTTATCGATGAGTATCAGGACACGAATCAGGCGCAGTATATGTGGGCGAAGCTTCTCTCCGCCAAGCACAAAAACATCATGGTTGTTGGTGATGATTATCAGGCGATCTACTCTTGGCGAGGAGCGAATTTCAAGAACATTTTGAATTTTGAGAAAGATTACAAGAATGCCAAAGTAGTGAAACTTGAACAGAATTATCGCTCTACCGGAACGATCCTTGAGGCGGGGAATGAAGTTATTAAATACAATCGCAACAAGACTGACAAAAAGCTATGGACAGAAAATGATGCCGGACGGCTAATCACCGTCTACGAAGCACTAAACGAGAAGGATGAGGCGGAATTTATTGCCTGCGAACTAAGATCTTTGTGTAAAGACGGCCATTTGTCGGATTACGCAGTTTTATACCGGACAAATGCCCAGTCGCGAGCGGTGGAGGAAATCTTCATGCGTTTTGCTATTCCATACAGAGTGGTTGGAGGAGTGCGCTTTTACGAGCGAAAAGAAATCAAGGACATGATCGCATATCTGCGCTTGGTCGCGAATCCCAATGATTTTGAAGCTTTGAAACGAGTTGTTGTCGCTCCGCCGCGAGGGATTGGGGAAAAAACGCTGAGTCAGGTATCACCTGCAGGAGGGGGTATCACGTATCAGGCGGGGGAGGCAGAACTCACAAAATTACCGAAAAAAATTCAGGAATTCTATCAGATTCTTGCCGAAATCAAAAAGGCTGCTCGGGACATGGATCTTGCCGATCTTATCGAACACATCGCAATTAAAGCCGGATTTAAAAATTTCCTACTCGATGGCACCCCAGAGGGGGAGGGCAGATGGGAAAATGTGGAAGAACTTATGGGCGTTGCCGCTGACAGAGATAAAAACGAAATTGATGAAATCGATCTTGACGATTCTGAATCCGGCATGTCAAAGCTCGATAAATTTCTTGAGCGGGTGGCACTGATTCAGGACATGGACACATATGATCCAAATGCAGAATCCGTAACTTTGATGACTTTGCATTCAGCTAAGGGACTAGAATTTGAGACAGTTTTTATCATAGGAATGGAGGAGGGGATTTTTCCACATTCACGATCAACGATGGACGAGGCAGAAATGGAAGAGGAGCGAAGGCTTTGCTATGTGGGCATCACCCGGGCAAAAAAGCGGCTTTATTTACTATATGCCAATGAGCGAAATATCTATGGCAGATTCCAAAGCAACCCAAAATCGAGGTTTATTGAAAATATACCTGAGCACTTGCTCGATACGATTTAG
- a CDS encoding G5 domain-containing protein, with protein sequence MNLIMKWIALIIGPVAMAAGSTNINNLPVETTSTKYAQSYFVEEHLPNGSVGQTFSGKSSAKEIFSAVKDIGAAPYPEDKLEPFFSKDFVLGSYVKMYRAPSYEVFDGKKHATYRSWTTNVGELLSEKHIELGKDDKINFAADFPIEEGMTIRITRVAHTQVVENQDIDFSVIKKDDPNLDQGKTTIRQAGKKGQRALTYAVTREDGVEVARVLISNEVMSEPIDEILMIGTRPVITTACRHNDTVIAASIKYGTKPNELCYRMMAESHGNSLSDGGAYKGLFQYTPSLWEQISPKAGYSGASIWDAAAQIYTTAWAWTHGYRGRWPSP encoded by the coding sequence ATGAACCTAATTATGAAATGGATTGCGCTTATCATCGGCCCGGTGGCGATGGCGGCGGGATCCACAAATATAAATAATCTCCCGGTGGAAACTACGAGCACAAAATATGCCCAGTCATATTTTGTTGAGGAGCATTTACCGAACGGATCAGTCGGTCAAACATTTTCTGGTAAAAGCAGCGCAAAAGAGATATTTTCGGCGGTGAAAGACATCGGCGCAGCGCCATATCCCGAAGATAAACTTGAACCATTCTTCTCCAAAGATTTTGTCCTTGGAAGCTATGTGAAAATGTATCGCGCACCATCTTATGAGGTTTTTGATGGTAAAAAACATGCCACATATCGATCGTGGACAACAAATGTGGGAGAGTTGTTATCGGAAAAACATATTGAACTAGGTAAAGACGATAAGATAAATTTTGCTGCCGACTTTCCGATTGAAGAAGGGATGACGATTAGAATCACAAGGGTGGCGCACACCCAAGTTGTTGAGAATCAAGATATCGATTTTTCTGTCATCAAAAAAGATGATCCGAATTTAGATCAGGGAAAAACCACCATTAGGCAAGCTGGTAAAAAAGGTCAACGAGCCTTGACGTATGCAGTAACGCGTGAAGACGGGGTTGAAGTGGCGAGAGTTTTGATCAGCAATGAAGTTATGTCAGAACCTATTGACGAAATATTGATGATTGGAACGCGGCCGGTTATCACAACTGCCTGCAGACACAATGATACGGTGATTGCAGCCAGTATAAAATATGGCACTAAGCCAAATGAATTATGCTATCGGATGATGGCGGAAAGCCATGGCAATTCGCTGTCGGACGGAGGGGCGTACAAAGGATTATTTCAATACACCCCGTCCCTATGGGAACAGATTTCTCCGAAAGCCGGCTATTCCGGTGCGAGCATTTGGGATGCCGCAGCACAGATCTATACCACCGCTTGGGCCTGGACTCACGGATACCGCGGCCGCTGGCCGAGCCCGTAA